Sequence from the Festucalex cinctus isolate MCC-2025b chromosome 21, RoL_Fcin_1.0, whole genome shotgun sequence genome:
taaaataaaatgctggagCTACACAGTTGTCTGACGGGGCAAGAGCCCCCCAAACCACGGAGTAGAGCCACCCCTGcatagctctctctctctctcctgtcTTTTTCTCCCTCTCGATATCTCCCACTCTCACAatctctctctccatctctgTCTTCTCTCACACATCTCATTCTTCACAGTGGTCTCTCGTCCAACTCATTAGCATAtctgcacacacaaaatatatatatatatattttatgacaACATCCTGACAGTTtcataaataaacacacacgcatTTTCAGCACTATGAATGACGTCAACTAACCGCATGGTTGACGTAGAGCGTCCCAAGTTTGACTTGAGGGTTTTGAATGGTGACAGCTTCCGGGGTGGGTTGTGGGGCGTAAACTGAGTTTCAGCACCATGGACAGCAGATCGGTAGTCTTATTGCGCCACCCAGCGTTCATTCATAGGAGCAACAGCTTTCCGAAATCCATCCAGATGGCTTCTCTTTGAGTTCAGGGATTCACCCATGCGCATATGGCATAACACTGACCTCTAGTGTGTACTGCAGAGCATTGCATTGCAGTTCATAATACCAGCGCATCGCAAGAATTGGATGTTGAATTTTGTTTAGATTAACCAGTATAAAAATAACTGATATTAgcttaaaaactaatttaaataacaacCATTCTATGTTTTGTATTAATGTCTTATCTTGTTGTTATGGTATACAATTTCTAACAAAATAGCATAGGAAGCCTAATAATAGTCTTACGCATTTCATGTGACAAGTTTATCCCTGACACTAAGTCGTCAACTAGTCTTatatttttaatgccacatgcgCACACAAAAATTAAGCCACTAGATAAACGTCATTATGCTCAAACTGCATTGCTGTTTCAAAGCCACGGCTCTTTGCCCTGACAAATATGGCGCCTGGGTTGACGTGTAAGTATTAGCGGGCCGAGGCAATCAATGTGGAGACTACATCAACTGTACAATGCCAATGTACTGTAACGGGGTCTGTCACGGTTGGTCATCTATCACGAACGCGAGGGCTTGCATTTGTGGTCGAATAGGTGTCAAGAAAACGCAAAAATATCGAGTGTTCTTTACTTGCGATTTTGCTTGCTATCAGCTGCTAAACTGAAGGAGATATATCAGTCACGTGACCTTCCTCGGTCGAGAGGAGGAAGTGGAAGTCTGTACCGATGTGCACTCGTGCGTAACTTTAAGATGAAGGCGAGAAAGAGAAAGGAGGAGCCCCCCACTCTGTGGGTacgtgttgttgttttatttgtgcTCATTTAATCGCCAAGTTAGCATGAAAGAGGGGACAGGAAAACTTCCGACAACGCTACTGAAGGCTAGCTAGAGCACTCACGCTAAACAAACTGTCCACTTCATTCATACAGGTAAGCAGCAAAAGTTGGATGCTATCGCTGATGTAAAGTAAACTTAATGTATCTATTAATGTGGTTGAATTCAAATGATGAAAGTACTGGTGTCGTGATGTTGCACCCTAGACAGCcatggcaaaagtactcacaatCTTTACTGATGttaagaataataaaataatactaataatttattattattattattattattattattattacaaaaatgatgAATGGTTATGGTTCAATAGATATACTCATATACTAGGTACGACTCACTTAAGTAAAGTATaatgaaaacaaagcaaaaatgtatAGATTACATATACAAAACTTTGATATACAATACTTATTTTGACAGCTTGgtgcaatgaaataaaaatggtgcCCATTGATATGTGCAAATTTTAATGTCCCGAATGATGaaggttggggaatccaggtccagaaagtaaaacccctgccacagattgggtttagctacaggtgcttcttctactcaactggcaggttAACAAGCTCATCTCCACctggttgagtagaagcacttcCTGGACTGGTGAAGTGTCACACATCATTGGTGGCGAATGAATCGCGCCTCGATATGCGCTTCAGAAATTTCTTCCTGGATTACTAGAAACACGCTCCGAAGCCTCGGCACAATACGTCCCATAACTACTGGATTCCCCAACCTTGCTAATGACTGACAGAGACAaagccaaaagtcaaacaacAATAAAGGGCTCGGCAGCTCATAGTTTGTGTTAGGTCGCTCATGGCTCTATGAtctttgaaaaagtttgttaAGATGACGTAACGCATGTCTTTGATTTTGTGGAGCCTAAAGTCTTTTTGCACTGCTGGGATTTGTATGAGTGCAACCTATGAATTTGGACAGCTGGCGCTGATGACATACTGATAGTAGGGCTGCGCGATATAGCCAAAAAATCAAATCTCGAGTTTTGCAGTCATTCTGGACAACTACgaatttaatctaataaacccaacaaacaatTAGTGAtaggttacatttattcaaaaatgatTCCTGAACAAAATGTTCAGAGAACAATAATGTATCCTGATCCTAAGTCAGGTTTACTTTTAACAACTTTTaacatagtttgtgcttaaatgccacaatgaaGTAATTGGTAGCTGTAGTAAACAACATTCTACCACTTGTGCAAATTTACAACTCACaaaacatttggatgtaacataACAacagccattaactcatttgctcccaaaaacatataaatgtcCCATTTTAAGTagtaccatgctcccaaagacgtatttatacgtttatttttattttattttttatgctagagcatacagaagactttgatgcagcctctgaactgaagagaatgctttaagcaaatggtagttattaaaacggccagcaggtggtagaagaatataagagatcaaccagggccatgtcgtaAAAGGCTCTTGTAAATactaaataatgatgaaacggatagaatttttttttttttcctgatgaaagaagagacttgaatgtttcttttggtatgttccatgttttttacagtaatagaatataatattccgtgggccttgcaaaatcagtcaaaatccagtaaaacagccgggagagaaGGGGGGTGCATCAGTTAAAATGGGTGGGAGTTAATAAGCCACATGATAAAActtgatttcacgatttagcaaacattcaacgattaaatttttaaaatgatgtatcgaattaatttacTGTCCATGACGATGTATCTAATTAATTcgatatattgcccagccctaactgGTAGCTTTTTGATCAATGAAAACGTGATAAATTAACAAAGGTATAATTTGTACTAGTTCTGCTTGTGACATCAAAGCAAGGTAgcgtcttttttgtttgtttttaatttccagAAAAGTAGTCATTTTAGAGGTGTGAAGATTGCGCCGGAAAGCGCCAATTTGTACTTTAATACTCCTCTTACTCTGAGTGAtgaacatttttgttcatgtaCGTCTGCTCCAGTTTTCCTTgcctttagaaaatggatgaaagaTTGGTGTAACGTTTGCTTTGTGCCCTTATTTGCCAGGTCCCCAAAATGGCTGAGGAGCATAGTCACTGCATTTCCTGTGTCAACCGAAGGTGCATGATCAGACCTCAGCCAGGTGTTTCCTGCGATCTCACCTGCTGCCCTCTATTTTGCGGTGCAGTGTTTCACTCGTGCAAAGCCGAGGAGCACCACCTCCTGTGTCCGCTGCTGAGGGTGCCGTGCCTGAACAGAGCCTATGGCTGCCCTGCTGCCATGGCGCGCAACCAGATGTCGGCACACTTGGAGGTATGTCCGGCCGGGGTGATGTTTTGCGGCATGGAATGGAACCACTGCGCAGTCAGCGACACGGACGATGACTACTCGTACAAGCGCTTGAGACATGCGGTGGAGGTGGAGCAGCTTGGAATAGCTGTCGCCCTAAAGGACAAGTGCTCTCTGCTGGAGTCGCTCGGGATGATTTCCATCGTACCCACCATCCAGAGGGGCTTGTTCAATCTTACGATTCAGTTTGGCAGCTTGACAGAGCCAGGATTGTCTGCCTTGTCGGATTCACGACCGGAACCAGCAAGAGAGCGAATCGCCAACGGTATTCACGGACTGAACGAGCAGGACCACCCAAAACTATACAAGACCACTCTGAAGAAACCGAGGAGCTTTGTCATTGCTTGGGAGCTAGTTAGAGGTGCAAACTCATCTGATTGTTGCGCTGAGGGTGCGGAAAGCAGACTGGACAAACTTCAAAACGGGCAAACCGCTGACAAGGCTATGGAAGAACATTCATTAACAAATGGCTGCCTGGAGATGGTTGTACAAGAGGACTTGGTTGCTTCTCAGGATGTGGCAATGTCTTCACTACACAACGGTAAGGAGGTGGCGCAGAAGAACATAGTGGACCTGTTTAGCGGTGCTAATTCAGCCAGTAGCCCTGCTGACGGCGTAGAAACCTCTCAGCAGGCTAGCATACAAGTGCAGTTTCAGAACAGACTAACCGCAGACAAGTCTATGGAAGAAACAAGTTTGTTAATTAATGGATGCCTGGAGATAGATGCTCCTCAGGATGTGATGATGTCCCCTTTGAGGGCTCATGTAGTGCTGGAAGATGGTGAGTCAGAAGAGTGGATGCTCTCCACGGGCCAGAGTCCTTCTGCCAGTCAGAGTCAATCGAAAAACAAGGCAGTGGACACCTCAGATCTGGAACAGGATGTCAAGGACGCTGTGATGGAGGAGTCTTCTAGAGACTGCACAGCGTGCATAAGGATCTCGGATACGCTCCCTTTGGTTTACGGCCGCATCCACTCGGGCAC
This genomic interval carries:
- the fbxo30b gene encoding F-box only protein 30b isoform X1; translated protein: MKARKRKEEPPTLWVPKMAEEHSHCISCVNRRCMIRPQPGVSCDLTCCPLFCGAVFHSCKAEEHHLLCPLLRVPCLNRAYGCPAAMARNQMSAHLEVCPAGVMFCGMEWNHCAVSDTDDDYSYKRLRHAVEVEQLGIAVALKDKCSLLESLGMISIVPTIQRGLFNLTIQFGSLTEPGLSALSDSRPEPARERIANGIHGLNEQDHPKLYKTTLKKPRSFVIAWELVRGANSSDCCAEGAESRLDKLQNGQTADKAMEEHSLTNGCLEMVVQEDLVASQDVAMSSLHNGKEVAQKNIVDLFSGANSASSPADGVETSQQASIQVQFQNRLTADKSMEETSLLINGCLEIDAPQDVMMSPLRAHVVLEDGESEEWMLSTGQSPSASQSQSKNKAVDTSDLEQDVKDAVMEESSRDCTACIRISDTLPLVYGRIHSGTKTFPFPVTLMVTHTAPHVVLEDREPEEWLLPTGQSPSTSQGQSETKTEDKAVDTSDLQQDDYDTVDFCQHESFRACTVHIRSRMDGDRIYFGTKTFSLQVDMLDSDTGVGDMASASACDKDSPQNACPISIHTVRHSLGPDPLLGNCYKFPFACDQSFRRDEFTSHYANVHRDIYDGVNNGWMEHRCPLAFYGCTFSQRRFYPTSPGAKVVHDRHLRSFGVQPHPGAKLSGDSHADQFSGLPNEVLCHIVGFLDSFSLCQLSLVSRNMREVCYNLLQTRGIVELQWEKRLCFRDTWRVSWQVKRKMWRFSTAFSPVLTWGFADVPSMSNHLKQCQYNTVEHRTEPVPLTVGLGPKHLNKLPKSQRPVDF
- the fbxo30b gene encoding F-box only protein 30b isoform X2, encoding MAEEHSHCISCVNRRCMIRPQPGVSCDLTCCPLFCGAVFHSCKAEEHHLLCPLLRVPCLNRAYGCPAAMARNQMSAHLEVCPAGVMFCGMEWNHCAVSDTDDDYSYKRLRHAVEVEQLGIAVALKDKCSLLESLGMISIVPTIQRGLFNLTIQFGSLTEPGLSALSDSRPEPARERIANGIHGLNEQDHPKLYKTTLKKPRSFVIAWELVRGANSSDCCAEGAESRLDKLQNGQTADKAMEEHSLTNGCLEMVVQEDLVASQDVAMSSLHNGKEVAQKNIVDLFSGANSASSPADGVETSQQASIQVQFQNRLTADKSMEETSLLINGCLEIDAPQDVMMSPLRAHVVLEDGESEEWMLSTGQSPSASQSQSKNKAVDTSDLEQDVKDAVMEESSRDCTACIRISDTLPLVYGRIHSGTKTFPFPVTLMVTHTAPHVVLEDREPEEWLLPTGQSPSTSQGQSETKTEDKAVDTSDLQQDDYDTVDFCQHESFRACTVHIRSRMDGDRIYFGTKTFSLQVDMLDSDTGVGDMASASACDKDSPQNACPISIHTVRHSLGPDPLLGNCYKFPFACDQSFRRDEFTSHYANVHRDIYDGVNNGWMEHRCPLAFYGCTFSQRRFYPTSPGAKVVHDRHLRSFGVQPHPGAKLSGDSHADQFSGLPNEVLCHIVGFLDSFSLCQLSLVSRNMREVCYNLLQTRGIVELQWEKRLCFRDTWRVSWQVKRKMWRFSTAFSPVLTWGFADVPSMSNHLKQCQYNTVEHRTEPVPLTVGLGPKHLNKLPKSQRPVDF